From Panicum hallii strain FIL2 chromosome 2, PHallii_v3.1, whole genome shotgun sequence, a single genomic window includes:
- the LOC112881161 gene encoding uncharacterized protein LOC112881161, giving the protein MSLTEEQYLQTTPYWCLGHQECWRQMVQKWCSDEWEESHNACRERRLLMPGATHHQGSRSLSGYAEAWSSSHGGQPCGLLKAYAMSHKGKATSDVDYNPEDGPEGGPWSRV; this is encoded by the exons ATGTCtttgactgaggagcagtaTTTGCAG ACGACTCCTTATTGGTGCCTCGGGCATCAAGAGTGCTGGCGACAGATGGTGCAGAAGTGGTGCTCCGACGAGTGGGAGGAGTCACACAACGCTTGTCGGGAGCGACGTTTGTTGATGCCAGGTGCaacacaccatcaaggcagtcgcagcctcagcggatacgcagaagcatgg tcgtcgtcacatggtggTCAGCCTTGCGGCCTCTTGAAGGCATATGCTATGTCCCATAAGGGCAAGGCGACGTCTGACGTCGACTACAAtccggaggacgggcccgag ggaggtccatggtcCAGAGTTTGA
- the LOC112879485 gene encoding uncharacterized protein LOC112879485, with protein sequence MRVGGGKNHGRYWIADGAIDSSSTPTLSQIRARSTSASPGIRPRQDTSQYRIQALQAELEEERRLRLENEHRMRDMFAYMQTLGAAAGVAPPPSLFATPPRPPAEFSTPNQSAASNDPHVSPTTPVWRSPDWRS encoded by the exons ATGAGGGTTGGAGGAGGTAAGAATCATGGGCGGTATTGGATTGCCGACggcgcaatcgactcgtcctctactcctactctatctcagattagagcaaggagcacgagtgcgagcCCAGGCATACGACCTCGGCAAGACACTTCACAGTACCGCATACAGGCACTCCAG GCCGAattagaagaagagaggaggctacgTCTGGAGAACGAGCATAGGATGAGGGATATGTTTGCCTACATGCAGACTCTTGGTGCCGCAGCGGGTGTAGCTCCACCACCTTCGTTGTTCGCTACACCACCTCGACCTCCTGCGGAGTTTTCTACTCCT AATCAATCGGCGGCCTCAAATGACCCTCATGTTTCTCCAACTACGCCGGTATGGAGGTCGCCGGATTGGAGGTCTTGA